From the Pseudomonas monsensis genome, the window GAACGACGGTCATCCTTCATGCGGTCCGGGAAACCTTCAGCCATCACGTCACGACCGTGGTGACCGGTGTCGATGCCGACCACGTCCATCAGGTATGCCGGGCCCATTGGCCAGCCGAATTTTTCCATGACCTTGTCGATGCGGACGAAGTCGACACCGGCGCTGACCAGCTTGGCGAAGCCGCCGAAGTACGGGAACAGTACGCGGTTGACCAGGAAGCCCGGGCAGTCATTGACCACGATCGGGTTCTTGCCCATTTTCTTGGCGTAGGCAACGGTGGTGGCAACGGCCAGTTCGCTGGACTTCTCGCCACGGATCACTTCCACCAGCGGCATCATGTGCACCGGGTTGAAGAAGTGCATGCCGACGAAGTTTTCCGGACGCTTGAGGGCCTTGGCCAGCAGGCTGATGGAAATGGTCGAGGTGTTGGACGCGAGGATGGTGTCCTCTTTGACCTGAGCTTCAACTTCGGCCAGTACAGCTTGCTTGACCTTCGGGTTCTCGACGACCGCTTCAACCACCAGATCGACGTGACCGAAGTCGCCGTAGGACAGGGTCGGACGAATGCCGTTGAGCACTTCAGCCATTTTCGCAGCGGTCATGCGACCTTTATCAACGCGGCCAACCAGCAGTTTCGCGGCTTCGGCCAGACCCTGCTCGATACCGTGCTCGTTGATGTCCTTCATCAGGATCGGCGTGCCTTTGGAGGCCGACTGATAGGCGATACCGCCACCCATGATGCCGGCGCCGAGTACGGCAGCCTGCTTCACGTCTTTGGCGATTTCGTCGTAGGCCTTGGCCTTTTTCTTCAGTTCCTGATCGTTCAGGAACAGACCGATCAAGCTCTGCGCGGCAGAGGTCTTGGCCAGTTTGACGAAACCGGCGGCTTCGACTTCCAGCGCCTTGTCACGACCGAAGTTCGCGGCTTTCTGGATGGTCTTGATTGCTTCGACCGGCGCCGGGTAGTTCGGGCCTGCTTGACCGGCGACGAAACCTTTGGCGGTTTCGAAAGCCATCATTTGTTCGATGGCGTTCAACTTGAGTTTTTCAAGTTTCGGCTGACGCTTGGCCTTGAAGTCGAACTCGCCGGAGATGGCGCGCTTGATCAGTTCAAGGGCAGCTTCCTGCAGCTTCTCTGGAGCAACCACGGCGTCAACGGCGCTGACTTTCAGGGCGTCTTCAGGGCGGTTTTCCTTGCCGGCGGCAATCCACTCGATGGCATTGTCGACACCGATCAGACGCGGCAGACGCACAGTGCCACCGAAGCCTGGGTAGATGCCCAGTTTGACTTCCGGCAGACCAATCTTGGCTTTGGTCGACATGACGCGATAGTCAGCCGCCAGGCACATTTCCAGACCGCCGCCCAGCGCGATGCCGTTGATGGCCGCTACGGTAGGAACGTTGAGGTCTTCGAAATCGCTGAAGATCTTGTTGGCTTCGAGATTGCCAGCAACCAGCTCGGCATCCGGCAGCTTGAAGTTGTCGACAAATTCGGTGATGTCGGCGCCGACGATGAACACGTCCTTGCCACTGCTGACGATCACGCCCTTGATCGAAGCATCTGCCTTGATGGTGTCTACGGCCTGACGCAGTTCGTTCAGGGTTAGACGGTTGAACTTGTTGACGGACTCACCCTTGAGGTCGAATTTCAATTCGACGATGCCACTTTCAAGAGCTTTAACCGTGATGGCTTTACCTTCGTAAATCATCAACTGATCTCCACGATATGGAAGCTGAACAGTACACGTCGGACGCAGGCGAATGGCTCGGCAGGACGCTTTTTCGTCGATGCTAACGCCAATCCACCCGGCACACCCGCCAACGCGATAGTCGGGATTCTGTAGGAGCAGTCTGTAAGACAAACGCTCAATTCATACGCCCGTTTGATTTGGGTACGTCACCTTCACGGAATTTCCGACAATTGTCAATCGCCCAAAATACGGGTTCAAATGCGACTTTGCGGTCATTTCCGTACCACGCAGACGTGCAACACACGCCTGCATGTGAAGCCATTCATAGAATCAATAGTTAGAAAATTCGCCCTAATTCACAACGAACCCTGTTTAAAAGGCTACGCTGGCTGGACTACAGTGAGATGTGCTGATCAGAGATTGCCCGATACAGCCTCGAAAAGAATTTCCGGCCTGCCTGGCCAAACCCGCCCGACGAATCATGTCGGGCTTTTTATTGCTCGTCTGCCGGACGCTTCACACCGTTGCAGTGCGAAAATTCCGCGCATCACGCCAGCGCTTTCAGAGTCGCGTCGATATCCTGCAAGACCGTGGCTTCGCCCTTCTCGCCCCAATACAAGGCGATCATCTGCTTGTCGGCCTCGACTTTGAAAACGTTGCCCGGCAACTTTTCGAAATGATTAAGCAGCGCCCGGTCTTCGCAGACTTCCTGCCACTGATTGACCCACACCCCCGGCGCTTTCTGCCAGTAAGCCCAGCATGCCGGTTGATTGCCACGGCGCGGCCGATGGTATTGCGCGCACGGATTGGGCGGCTCCTGCCCCAGCCAGTGCGGCCATTCCTGAGGCGCCAGTTGCATGGCCAGACCAATGCGGCGCGCCTCCATGCGCAGGGCCATGCGACCGCTTTGAACACGCGAAGGGCGCAACCAGGCCAGCGGACTTAATACCACCAGCAGGATTGACACCACTAACCAGACCGTCATATCTCTATTCCCAATTCTTGGTGAGCGCATTGTGTCACTTTGGAACCAATGCGCTTGAAACCAGCCATACTTAACAATATTGAAACCTCACGAGGAGCACCTCATGCCCTACTCCCATATCCTGGTCGCCGTAGATCTGACCGAAGAGTGCGACCCTGTGATTCACCGCGCCCGAGAGCTGTCGGCGAGCAACGGCGCCAAGCTGTCGCTGGTACATATCGTCGAACCAATGGCGATGGCGTTCGGCGGCGACGTGCCGATGGATCTGTCACAACTGCAACAACAGCAGTTCGATCAGGCCAAGGAGCGTCTCGAGCGCCTGAAAACCAAATACGCAGAGCTTGAGGGCGCCAATTGCCACCTGACCTATGGTCAGCCACGCCAGGAAATCCATCATTTCGCCAAGGAAAACCATTGCGACCTGATCGTCGTCGGCAGCCATGGCCGTCACGGCCTGGCGCTGTTGCTTGGCTCCACGGCCAATGACGTACTGCACGGCGCGCCTTGCGATGTACTGGCGGTGCACCTGGTCAAACGCTGAAACACCAGGCCCGCTCCTATTGAATCTCGACCCGCATGTGAAAAGCCCGGCCTCACGCAAATGAGGCCGGGCTTTTTTGTCACCGGATCAGTCAGGCATCCAGCTCGGCCCAACGCTCCACCAGTGCATCCAGCTCAGCCTGCAACTGCTCCAGCGAAGCAATTACCTTGGCCGTCTCGGTCGGCGGACGCTGATAGAAACCAGCTTCGGCCATTTCAGCCTCGACCGCAGCGATCTGCTGTTCCTTGGCGTCGATGTCACCCGGCAACGCTTCCAGCTCGCGCTGCAGCTTGTAGCTCAGTTTCTTCTTGGCCGCCGGCGCGACAGCGGCAGGCTCAGCAACCACAGCAGGCTCAGCGGTAACCACCGCCGAATTCAGGTCAGCCTTGCCCGACTTGCTCTCGGTCACGCCCAGCAGGCGCGGCGAGCCGCCCTGACGGATCCAGTCCTGATAACCACCGACGTATTCACGTACCTTGCCTTCACCTTCGAAAACCAGGGTACTGGTGACCACGTTGTCGAGGAATGCCCGGTCGTGACTGACCATCAGCACGGTGCCGTTGAAGGTCAACAGCACTTCTTCGAGCAGCTCGAGGGTTTCCACATCGAGGTCGTTGGTCGGTTCGTCGAGGACCAGCAGGTTCGCCGGCTTGCTGAACAGCTTCGCCAACAGCAAACGCGCACGCTCGCCACCGGACAGCGCCTTCACCGGTGTGCGCGCACGCTGCGGGCTGAACAGGAAGTCGCCGAGGTAGCTCAGCACGTGGCGGCTCTGACCGTCGATGTCGATAAAATCGCGACCTTCGGCGACGTTGTCGATCACGGTCTTTTCCAGATCCAGCTGATGGCGCAACTGGTCGAAGTAGGCCACGTCGATCCGGGTGCCCTCTTCCACTGTGCCGCTGGTCGGTTGCAGGCCGTTTAGCATCAGCTTGAGCAAGGTGGTCTTGCCGGTACCGTTGGCGCCGAGCAGACCGATACGGTCGCCGCGCTGCAGGACCATCGAGAAGTCCTTGATCAGGAACGGGCCGTCCGGGTGATGGAAGCTGACATTTTCCAACACCATCACTTGCTTGCCGGACTTGTCGGCGGTTTCCAGCTGAATGTTCGCCTTGCCGGTGCGCTCGCGACGCTCGCTGCGCTCAACACGCAGGGCTTTCAGGGCGCGGACACGGCCTTCGTTACGGGTACGACGGGCCTTGATGCCTTGACGGATCCACACTTCTTCCTGGGCCAGACGCTTGTCGAACAGCGCGTTGGCGGTTTCTTCAGCAGCCAGCGCGGCTTCTTTATGTACCAGGAAGCTGGCGTAGTCGCCGTTCCAGTCGATCAGGCCGCCGCGGTCCAGCTCGAGGATGCGTGTGGCGAGGTTTTGCAGGAAAGAACGGTCGTGCGTGATGAACAGCACGGCACCCTGGAAATCCTTCAGAGCTTCTTCGAGCCAGGCAATTGCACCGATGTCCAGGTGGTTGGTGGGTTCGTCGAGCAACAGCAGATCCGGCTCGGACACCAGCGCCTGCGCCAGCAGAACGCGACGACGCCAGCCGCCGGACAGTTCGGCGAGGGTCTTGTCGGCCGGCAGTTGCAGGCGGCTCAGGGTGCTGTCGACCAGGGTCTGCAAGCGCCAGCCGTCACGAGCTTCGAGGTCGTGCTGGACGTGCATCAGCTTGTCCAGATCGGCATCGGTGACGATGTTCTGGCTCAGGTGATGGTATTCGGCGAGCAAGGCGCCAACGCCATCGAGGCCTTCGGCAACCACGTCGAACACGGTCCGCTCGTCGGCCACCGGCAATTCTTGCGGCAATTCGCCGATTTTCAGACCGGGGGCACGCCACACCGAGCCGTCATCGGGCTTCTGGTCGCCCTTGACCAGTTTCATCATGCTGGACTTGCCAGTGCCGTTGCGGCCGATGATGCACACCCGCTCACCACGGGCGATCTGCCAGGACACCTTGTCCAACAACGGCATCGCGCCGAATGCAAGGGACACATCGCTGAATTTGAGCAGGGTCATGAGCTTCTCCAAAAACCGGGCGCGCATTCTACCTGACTTAGGGCTTCAACAGGCCGGCAATTTGTCTGTCGAAGCACTCTGCACAACATTTGTTGCGAACTTGTGCTGCATGGGTCGCAAAGCTTTCGCCCGTTGCTGGCAAAAGGCTAAGCTACAGACAATTCAGTGCTGGCCGCGGCCGGTGCTTGTCATGATTTCTCTGCCCGGATGTCTCATGCGCAGTCGCCTTTTCAGTGTCTTGTCCTGTTTGCTACTTACCGCCGCTGCCGCTCAATCCGCCCAGGCGGTGGACCTGTCCACCCAACGCCAGTATTACGATGAAGCCAAGCGCGCCCTGGCCAAGGGCGACACCGGCCCGTACTTCCGTTACAGCCAGGCCCTGGCCGATTATCCGCTGGAACCGTATCTGGCTTACGACGAGTTGACCGCACGTCTGAAGACCGCGAGCAACGCCGAGATCGAGAAATTCCTCGCCGAGCACGGCGACCTGCCGCAGGCCAACTGGATGAAACTGCGCTGGTTGCGCTGGCTGGCCGACCGCGGCGACTGGGCGACCTTCACCAGGTATTACGACCCTAAACTGAACTTTACCGAACTGGACTGCCTCAACGCGCAGAACCAGATCAGCAGCGGCCACAAGGCCGAAGGTTACGCCAACGCCGACAAACTGTGGCTGACCGGCAAATCGCAACCGGCGGCCTGTGACGGGCTGTTCGGGATCTGGGCCGCCGATGGCCAACTGACCGAACAGAAACGCTGGGAGCGCACCAAACTGGCCGCCCAGGCGCGTAACTATCCGTTGGCCAACAGTCTGGTCAACGGCCTGACCACCCTCGCCCCACGCGGTCGCGTGTTGGTGGATGTCGCACAGAAGCCCGAACTGCTCAACCAGCCGTCGCGCTTCACCCCGGCCGACGAGCCGATGTCCGACGTGGTCAGCCTCGGCCTGCGTCGCCTCGCCCGTCAGGATCCGGACAAGGCCATGGCCCTGCTCGATGGTTACGCCAGCAGCATGCACTTCTCCCGTGACGAGAAAGTCGCGATCGCCCGGGAAATCGGCCTGACGCTGGCTCGGCGTTTCGACAGCCGGGCGCTGGACGTGATGACCAAGTACGACCCGGAACTGCGCGACAACACCGTTTCCGAATGGCGCCTGCGCCTGCTGCTGCGTCTGGCCCGCTGGGACGACGCCTATCAGTTGACCCGCCGGCTGCCGCAGGATCTGGCCACCACCAACCGCTGGCGCTATTGGCAGGCCCGCAGTCTGGAATTGGCGCAGCCACGGAACCCGGAAGCGCAGACGCTGTACAAGAATCTGGCCAAGGAACGCGACTTCTACGGCTTCCTCGCCGCCGACCGCTCGCAACTGCCGTACTCGGTGATGAACAAGCCGCTGGTACTGAGCCAGGCGACCATCAACAAAGTGCGTAACACCCCCGGCGTGCGACGCGCCCTGGAATTCCATGCCCGCGGGCAGATCGTCGACGGTCGCCGCGAGTGGTACCACGTCAGCCGCCATTTCAACCGCGACGAAATGGTCGCCCAGGCCAAACTGGCCTACGACCTGAAATGGTACTTCCCGGCAATCCGCACCATCAGTCAGGCGCAATACTGGGATGATCTCGATATCCGTTTCCCGATGGCGCACCGTGACACCCTCGTGCGCGAAGCCAAGGTGCGCGGCCTGCATTCCAGTTGGGTGTTCGCCATCACCCGTCAGGAAAGCGCGTTCATGGACG encodes:
- the fadB gene encoding fatty acid oxidation complex subunit alpha FadB — encoded protein: MIYEGKAITVKALESGIVELKFDLKGESVNKFNRLTLNELRQAVDTIKADASIKGVIVSSGKDVFIVGADITEFVDNFKLPDAELVAGNLEANKIFSDFEDLNVPTVAAINGIALGGGLEMCLAADYRVMSTKAKIGLPEVKLGIYPGFGGTVRLPRLIGVDNAIEWIAAGKENRPEDALKVSAVDAVVAPEKLQEAALELIKRAISGEFDFKAKRQPKLEKLKLNAIEQMMAFETAKGFVAGQAGPNYPAPVEAIKTIQKAANFGRDKALEVEAAGFVKLAKTSAAQSLIGLFLNDQELKKKAKAYDEIAKDVKQAAVLGAGIMGGGIAYQSASKGTPILMKDINEHGIEQGLAEAAKLLVGRVDKGRMTAAKMAEVLNGIRPTLSYGDFGHVDLVVEAVVENPKVKQAVLAEVEAQVKEDTILASNTSTISISLLAKALKRPENFVGMHFFNPVHMMPLVEVIRGEKSSELAVATTVAYAKKMGKNPIVVNDCPGFLVNRVLFPYFGGFAKLVSAGVDFVRIDKVMEKFGWPMGPAYLMDVVGIDTGHHGRDVMAEGFPDRMKDDRRSAIDVLYEAKRLGQKNGKGFYAYEADKKGKQKKVADPSVLEVLKPIVYEQREVTDEDIINWMMIPLCLETVRCLEDGIVETAAEADMGLVYGIGFPPFRGGALRYIDSIGVAEFVALADQYADLGALYHPTAKLREMAKNGQSFFG
- a CDS encoding ATP-binding cassette domain-containing protein, producing MTLLKFSDVSLAFGAMPLLDKVSWQIARGERVCIIGRNGTGKSSMMKLVKGDQKPDDGSVWRAPGLKIGELPQELPVADERTVFDVVAEGLDGVGALLAEYHHLSQNIVTDADLDKLMHVQHDLEARDGWRLQTLVDSTLSRLQLPADKTLAELSGGWRRRVLLAQALVSEPDLLLLDEPTNHLDIGAIAWLEEALKDFQGAVLFITHDRSFLQNLATRILELDRGGLIDWNGDYASFLVHKEAALAAEETANALFDKRLAQEEVWIRQGIKARRTRNEGRVRALKALRVERSERRERTGKANIQLETADKSGKQVMVLENVSFHHPDGPFLIKDFSMVLQRGDRIGLLGANGTGKTTLLKLMLNGLQPTSGTVEEGTRIDVAYFDQLRHQLDLEKTVIDNVAEGRDFIDIDGQSRHVLSYLGDFLFSPQRARTPVKALSGGERARLLLAKLFSKPANLLVLDEPTNDLDVETLELLEEVLLTFNGTVLMVSHDRAFLDNVVTSTLVFEGEGKVREYVGGYQDWIRQGGSPRLLGVTESKSGKADLNSAVVTAEPAVVAEPAAVAPAAKKKLSYKLQRELEALPGDIDAKEQQIAAVEAEMAEAGFYQRPPTETAKVIASLEQLQAELDALVERWAELDA
- a CDS encoding universal stress protein — encoded protein: MPYSHILVAVDLTEECDPVIHRARELSASNGAKLSLVHIVEPMAMAFGGDVPMDLSQLQQQQFDQAKERLERLKTKYAELEGANCHLTYGQPRQEIHHFAKENHCDLIVVGSHGRHGLALLLGSTANDVLHGAPCDVLAVHLVKR
- a CDS encoding transglycosylase SLT domain-containing protein, whose translation is MRSRLFSVLSCLLLTAAAAQSAQAVDLSTQRQYYDEAKRALAKGDTGPYFRYSQALADYPLEPYLAYDELTARLKTASNAEIEKFLAEHGDLPQANWMKLRWLRWLADRGDWATFTRYYDPKLNFTELDCLNAQNQISSGHKAEGYANADKLWLTGKSQPAACDGLFGIWAADGQLTEQKRWERTKLAAQARNYPLANSLVNGLTTLAPRGRVLVDVAQKPELLNQPSRFTPADEPMSDVVSLGLRRLARQDPDKAMALLDGYASSMHFSRDEKVAIAREIGLTLARRFDSRALDVMTKYDPELRDNTVSEWRLRLLLRLARWDDAYQLTRRLPQDLATTNRWRYWQARSLELAQPRNPEAQTLYKNLAKERDFYGFLAADRSQLPYSVMNKPLVLSQATINKVRNTPGVRRALEFHARGQIVDGRREWYHVSRHFNRDEMVAQAKLAYDLKWYFPAIRTISQAQYWDDLDIRFPMAHRDTLVREAKVRGLHSSWVFAITRQESAFMDDARSGVGASGLMQLMPGTAKETARKFSIPLASPQQVLDPDKNIQLGAAYLSQVHSQFNGNRVLASAAYNAGPGRVRQWLRGADHLSFDVWVESIPFDETRQYVQNVLSYSVIYGQKLNSPQPLVDWHERYFDDQ